A window of the Plasmodium falciparum 3D7 genome assembly, chromosome: 3 genome harbors these coding sequences:
- a CDS encoding proteasome subunit alpha type-3, putative has translation MAGLSAGYDLSVSTFSPDGRLYQVEYIYKSINNNNTALCLECKDGIICCCINSNMDKNKMIKKNSYNRIYHVNNNIIITYSGFDGDARNIIDRARSEANTYYYNFHTNIPLHILVNRISLYIHAYTLYWHMRPFAASIIISSFNEKDKGDIYCIEPNGACYKYSGIVIGKNKEMFKTEIEKKDYKDINVRDAIEDIYKFILTSDDHMNKNNLQNLVNFSWICKESSYEFQNIHEEILTPALNKAVEYIEKLN, from the exons atggcTGGACTTAGTGCTGGGTATGATTTATCCGTGTCAACTTTTTCTCCAGACGGTCGTTTGTATCAggttgaatatatttataaatcaataaataataacaacacaGCTTTATGTTTAGAATGTAAGGATGGAATAATATGTTGTTGTATAAATTCAAATATGGATAAGAATAAgatgattaaaaaaaatagttataatagaatatatcatgtcaataataatattataataacatattcaGGATTTGATGGAGATGCaagaaatataatagatAGAGCAAGAAGTGAAGCAAatacttattattataatttccaTACAAACATACCATTACATATTTTAGTAAACagaatttctttatatatccaTGCGTATACATTATATTGGCACATGAGACCTTTTGCAGCTTCAATAATTATAAGTTCTTTTAACGAAAAGGATAAAG gaGATATTTATTGTATTGAACCAAACGGAGCGTGCTATAAATACTCAGGCATAGTTATTGGTAAGAACAAAGAAATGTTTAAAACAGAAATTGAAAAGAAGGATTATAAAGACATTAATGTAAGAGATGCTATCgaagatatttataaatttatattaactAGTGATgatcatatgaataaaaataacctACAAAATTTAGTTAATTTTTCATGGATATGTAAAGAATCTTCATATGAATTTCAAAACATCCATGAAGAAATTTTAACACCTGCTCTTAATAAAGCAGttgaatatatagaaaaattaaacTAG
- a CDS encoding 6-cysteine protein, whose translation MNRGWHVVFYFILLLMNKSLGGEEKLTKFDPVMIKEGELFGEVSYDCEYSGFLEIENDDILYYCFFVGEDDHNGLLLRKFHMDDMVWGIPMEVLITRKKINLYILTVDYILSKLILIYSFDEKIRITVFNNYMEESVMSEKISINYEILYKANMISYITYFYKNKKSLCVCGMNRNENILCTFSFDYGLTMKDDHTIEFFLKKKIPLGHYKMQVTFKETEVYFNLYNDLNETNFYELKCVKKQDEYICDIMNKIRETQEYNYKRYTYPSSEHNKYYNDHHNKQPQGKQGQQGGAPLPNLGEEENNFIYKHIVRNKYFQMIVFQKDQKCYLAWSFNSLNINDEITKEISSVPCSNVASYYRQERLIVTLKKNQLGSRNHFFLIYEKLTEKGVGCEFGVGGSLYVTKTFMNNTCDMDINNMNVSTTNYDEINFSLIIPLSFQLNYSTCFIWEENVDNNEERSSLYYLEEYTNEKEDIKVYTFYFYKYILIYKNFKKSTCTFESKNNEKLYISFRGDTYYKEYNCNILLDSCDFFLHTQSKINITYDDDVWQVSEELYDGFVMYNGTYVSLYDVLSRSNAHGLIYIDGKENNTSINLNNIKNNNNNNNNNNNNNNTSNNNNISNNSNSNNSFGEHEKVITIIIPYGIPSTRTIKIEFLNKQNNEEKRWAYLRLQKNEYIMKKVIGINSSDIFDLSYKYYKYNQEKIKFILNDFSETTYLGFICQTKEEIKKSLCTISLVDHSHKNMAINNLFKTNNHILPFLYDQSPPRKIQPYNQIISEFRFVLFKNFHLFLQENKINYILLKCMCSSSSSYINTQKNIELSYLITNEQVSHDFIHTPGILIRPRTNISHNDYQKNNKGNHKGNNKSNNKSNDKDSNNNSNNNSNKNGNNHNDNNNNNQNKDIDINSNYSIHNNNEKVKRTKKKINDAPYDKQDEELPSYDFNDLLHEKKNGTSVFDFNFVLFLFICITFF comes from the exons ATGAATAGGGGATGGCACGtggtgttttattttatcctcCTTCTAATGAATAAATCATTAGGTGGAGAAGAGAAGCTTACCAAATTTGATCCTGTTATGATAAAAGAAGGAGAATTATTTGGGGAAGTGTCTTATGATTGTGAGTATAGTGGATTTCTAGAAATTGAGAATGAtgacattttatattattgtttttttgtaGGAGAAGATGATCATAATGGTTTATTATTAAGGAAGTTCCACATGGATGATATGGTATGGGGTATACCCATGGAAGTATTAATAACAcgtaagaaaataaatttatatatattaacggttgattatatattatctaaattaatattaatatatagttttgatgaaaaaataagaataactgtatttaataattatatggaaGAATCTGTGATGAGTGAAAAGATAAGTAttaattatgaaatattatataaagcaAATATGATTtcttatataacatatttttataaaaataaaaaatcttTATGTGTATGTGGTATGAAtagaaatgaaaatattttatgtactttttcttttgattATGGTTTAACCATGAAAGATGATCATACGatagaattttttttaaaaaaaaaaatccccCTTGGACATTATAAAATGCAAGTAACTTTTAAAGAAACGGaagtttattttaatttgtatAATGATTTGAATGAAACCAATTTTTATGAACTTAAATGTGTTAAGAAACAAGATGAATACATATGTGACATCATGAATAAAATACGTGAGACTCAAGAATATAACTACAAAAGGTATACATATCCGTCTAGTGAGCacaacaaatattataatgatcaTCATAATAAACAACCACAGGGGAAACAAGGGCAACAAGGTGGAGCACCATTACCAAACTTAggagaagaagaaaataatttcatttataaacatattgtacgtaataaatattttcaaatgATTGTTTTTCAGAAAGATCAAAAATGTTACCTTGCTTGGTCatttaattctttaaatataaatgatgaaattACGAAAGAAATATCGTCTGTTCCATGTTCGAATGTAGCATCATACTATAGGCAAGAGAGATTAATAGTGACTTTAAAAAAGAATCAGCTTGGATCAAggaatcatttttttctaatatatgaG AAACTTACTGAAAAAGGCGTCGGGTGCGAATTTGGGGTTGGGGGAAGTCTCTATGTTACGAAGACCTTTATGAATAATACATGTGACATGGATATAAATAACATGAATGTTAGTACAACTAATTATGATGAAATTAATTTTTCTCTTATTATTCCGTTGTCTTTTCAGTTGAATTACAGTACATGTTTTATATGGGAAGAGAATGtggataataatgaagagaGGAGTAGCCTTTATTACTTGGAAGAATATACTAACgaaaaagaagatataaaagtatatactttttatttttataaatatatattaatatataaaaattttaaaaaaagcaCTTGTACATTTGAAAGTAAGAATAATGAAAAGTTATACATTTCTTTTAGAGGggatacatattataaagaatataattgTAACATATTATTAGATTCATGTGATTTCTTTCTTCATACACAAAGTAAAATCAATATCacatatgatgatgatgttTGGCAGGTTTCTGAAGAATTATATGATGGTTTTGTTATGTATAATGGAACTTATGTTTCTTTGTATGATGTTTTAAGTAGATCTAATGCTCATGGtttgatatatatagatggtaaagaaaataatacaagtattaatttgaataatataaaaaataacaacaacaataataataataataataataataataatactagtaataataataatattagtaataatagtaatagtaataattccTTTGGAGAACATGAAAAAGTAATCACGATAATAATTCCGTATGGTATCCCAAGCACACGTACAATAAAAATcgaatttttaaataaacaaaataatgaagaaaaaagatGGGCATATTTAAgattacaaaaaaatgaatatataatgaaaaaagtcATAGGAATAAATTCTTCTGACATTTTTgatttatcatataaatattataaatataatcaagaaaaaataaaatttattcttAACGATTTTTCAGAAACAACCTATTTAGGATTTATTTGTCAAactaaagaagaaataaaaaaaagtttatGTACAATATCGTTAGTTGATCATAGTCATAAAAATATGGcgattaataatttatttaaaacaaataatcatattttacCTTTCCTATATGATCAATCACCACCTAGAAAAATACAACCATATAATCAAATCATAAGTGAATTTCGAtttgttctttttaaaaacttTCATCTCTTTTTACAAGAAAACAAaatcaattatatattattaaaatgcaTGTGTTCATCTTCTTCTAGTTACAtaaatacacaaaaaaatatagagcTAAGTTATCTAATTACAAACGAACAAGTGTCACACGATTTTATTCATACCCCAGGAATTTTAATAAGACCCCGTACAAACATTTCTCACAATGATTatcaaaagaataataaaggAAATCATAAAGGCAATAATAAAAGCAATAATAAAAGCAATGATAAAGACAGTAATAATAACAGTAATAATAACAGTAATAAAAATGGTAATAATcacaatgataataataataataatcagaATAAAGATATAGACATCAATTCTAATTACtctatacataataataatgaaaaagtaaaaagaacaaaaaaaaaaattaatgatgCACCATATGACAAACAAGACGAAGAATTACCTTCTTACGATTTCAATGATCTActtcatgaaaaaaaaaatggtacCTCAGTTTTTGATTTCAACTTTGTACTGTTTCTGTTTATTTGTATCACATTCTTCTAG